A part of Aspergillus oryzae RIB40 DNA, chromosome 7 genomic DNA contains:
- a CDS encoding cystathionine beta-lyase STR3 (cystathionine beta-lyases/cystathionine gamma-synthases), with product MSASGSGAAPAASSSTNPAKKAFPSVDLEGHNLPPSPAPSSPHTGRRYAIATELVYTDSGDQYNASSVPIYQSATFKQTSGGGGGEYDYTRSGNPTRTHLERHLAKVMSAQRALVVSSGMAALDVITRLLRPGDEVVTGDDLYGGTHRLLKYLSTNGGIIVHHVDTTQPEKVREVLNEKTAMVLLETPTNPLIKIVDIPQIATAAHEVNSTCLVAVDNTMMSPMLLNPLELGADIVYESGTKYLSGHHDLMAGVIAVNDLALGERLYFPINASGCGLSPFDSWLLMRGVKTLKVRMDQQQANAQRIAEFLESHGFKVRYPGLRSHPQYDLHHSMARGAGAVLSFETGDVGVSERIVESAKLWAISVSFGCVNSLISMPCRMSHASIDAKTRQERAMPEDLIRLCVGIEDADDLIDDLTRALVQAGAVNLSLDDFQANTTTN from the exons ATGTCGGCTTCAGGATCCGGTGCCGCGCCCGCggcttcatcatcaaccaaTCCAGCAAAAAAGGCGTTTCCGAGCGTAGATCTCGAGGGTCACAATCTTCCTCCCTCACCTGCTCCTTCTAGTCCTCATACCGGAAGGCGCTATGCAATTGCCACAGAACTCGTCTATACCGACAGCGGCGACCAGTACAACGCTAGCAGCGTTCCTATCTACCAG AGTGCCACTTTTAAACAGACAtccggtggtggaggtggagagtATGATTATACTCGCTCCGGCAATCCGACTAGAACGCACCTTGAACGCCACCTAGCCAAGGTCATGTCCGCTCAGCGTGCACTGGTTGTTTCCTCCGGCATGGCTGCATTGGATGTCATCACTCGGTTGCTTCGTCCTGGTGATGAAGTCGTGACCGGCGATGACCTCTACGGCGGAACACACCGTCTGCTTAAATACCTGTCAACCAATGGTGGTATCATCGTCCATCATGTTGACACCACCCAGCCCGAGAAGGTGCGGGAAGTGCTGAACGAGAAGACAGCCATGGTCCTGCTCGAAACCCCTACCAACCCCCTCATTAAAATCGTCGACATCCCCCAGATCGCTACCGCCGCACATGAAGTGAATTCTACCTGTCTTGTGGCTGTTGATAACACCATGATGTCTCCGATGTTGCTTAATCCTCTCGAACTGGGAGCAGACATTGTCTATGAGAGTGGAACGAAGTACTTGTCCGGTCACCACGATCTCATGGCTGGTGTGATCGCTGTCAACGACCTGGCTCTCGGCGAGCGATTGTACTTCCCAATCAACGCCTCTGGCTGTGGATTGTCTCCGTTCGATTCTTGGCTGTTGATGCGTGGAGTGAAGACCCTCAAGGTACGGATGGATCAGCAACAAGCGAACGCACAGCGTATTGCAGAATTCCTCGAGTCCCACGGGTTTAAGGTCCGGTACCCTGGGCTGCGGTCGCACCCTCAATATGACCTCCACCACTCGATGGCCcgtggagctggagctgtACTGTCATTCGAGACGGGCGACGTCGGTGTGAGTGAGCGTATTGTTGAGAGTGCCAAGCTATGGGCTATCAGCGTTAGCTTCGGCTGCGTGAACAGCTTGATCAGCATGCCTTGCCGGATGAGCCATGCTAGTATCGATGCGAAGACGCGCCAGGAGCGCGCCATGCCGGAAGAT
- a CDS encoding uncharacterized protein (predicted protein): MAYPSRTIAFQAAGMITSIVENLQTHQEIRYTPAFILFSALIMHVYQMRSSVPTVVATCQERINICMQALKDVSKVWLVAKMVRTLFESILGNKVLEERLQKAAGKRHQRIRHDTAQHQPPRKPDPPKRKFDDMDLGLPNGGPTPPVSYERSRPQTPAVTPSREMGQPGLNVPQGSPTGPPAGNSRGNTRPTTPFNAQFSLPATPPDLFLVTRTSPNLSPSLWENFQPDQLFPDGTAIFPELTSPQQTAVDPQLQMSSQLQTQGMDQRHMMPHQMSSRGLPGTQGSPEMISNIPPGLGMQGQQPPQVFGMENQQPWPMAGLEAALHTGVEAASQDDTWSNSSRSGPTAPTTLNVEDCMNMECICDDDPSS; this comes from the exons ATGGCTTACCCCTCACGCACGATCGCGTTCCAAGCCGCTGGAATGATCACTTCCATCGTGGAAAACTTGCAAACGCATCAGGAGATTCGATATACACCAGCGTTCAT CTTGTTCTCGGCTCTGATCATGCACGTTTACCAAATGCGATCGTCTGTGCCAACAGTTGTGGCAACCTGCCAGGAGAGAATCAATATATGTATGCAAGCTCTGAAAGATGTCTCCAAAGTCTGGCTTGTGGCCAAGATGGTCCGTACTCTGTTCGAATCCATTCTGGGAAACAAAGTTCTGGAGGAGCGTCTCCAGAAAGCTGCAGGGAAAAGGCACCAAAGGATAAGGCACGACACGGCGCAACATCAGCCCCCAAGAAAACCGGATCCGCCAAAGCGGAAGTTCGACGATATGGATCTTGGTTTGCCAAATGGGGGTCCCACACCACCAGTCTCCTATGAACGCTCGCGGCCTCAGACGCCTGCAGTGACTCCCTCAAGGGAAATGGGACAACCTGGATTGAACGTTCCTCAAGGCTCTCCTACCGGTCCTCCAGCAGGCAACTCTCGAGGCAATACGCGGCCGACAACTCCATTTAATGCTCAATTTTCCCTTCCTGCAACGCCACCcgacctcttccttgtcaCGCGTACTTCACCCAACCTTTCGCCTTCGCTGTGGGAGAACTTCCAGCCCGACCAGTTGTTCCCTGATGGCACTGCCATCTTCCCTGAGCTGACTTCCCCGCAGCAGACTGCCGTCGATCCACAATTACAGATGTCCTCTCAGTTACAGACACAAGGCATGGATCAGCGACATATGATGCCGCATCAGATGTCCTCCCGAGGTCTTCCCGGAACACAGGGAAGCCCGGAGATGATTTCGAACATCCCCCCGGGATTGGGCATGCAAGGTCAGCAACCACCACAGGTGTTCGGAATGGAGAATCAGCAGCCTTGGCCCATGGCAGGTTTAGAGGCAGCCCTGCATACCGGGGTGGAGGCTGCTAGCCAGGATGACACCTGGAGTAATAGCTCCCGAAGTGGGCCAACCGCACCGACGACTTTGAACGTGGAAGACTG CATGAATATGGAATGTATATGCGATGACGACCCTTCATCATGA